In Palaemon carinicauda isolate YSFRI2023 chromosome 28, ASM3689809v2, whole genome shotgun sequence, a single genomic region encodes these proteins:
- the LOC137621515 gene encoding uncharacterized protein — MLRGGGLCLAGPGDTNINKVSPRIRALQDRLMDSLPSDGAWECLSPAQREAIIALHRSRLASTDDSSEHGEHGHGGAGRPSALKKQTRTQGLPRFGRSRSYDDRLESETDDSGVRGVNGTNSSGAASHEDDSSDQGVKRGGRFTKAVSADRATKRDVKNEIHELNNTKNARKTEIVTNGFGNVNKIISKQMNKCGAITNGPSNITLDCRNVQGEKRRRSRIDVEGIFRDCSLERNLEAIRENGSSKRTPGSESQQNRVGISRRNILAESYDSEHKLHSLKEVKETVSSEEYDSGVNFKNDDSVDDYMRNRQKGGCDLNNDFESDRTPRSDSTSPTLPIKKDRSNDVMRSKGDDLTVRKPSSEKDPFGGWDHVTERMEKTRLREKEGRSVMSHSLDKHYQERAKTKSSGEPLKSNLKVGYGAKLNSAFDYRTNLNQDQMNKYSSNWNNMILSCDVPIKPSQTASNGRESRFAKNASSGAMTRSTGNLANRSAMAAQKKGESANWGVSDPRRTPNASHDRSAGKKYARSKSLDRKYLEEDTSDEDSDFETRRRTERTRRYNRGSQDWEVGDRLRPDDRIRYRSREMLDYKYNYNNQQIKPKAKSAWDLSGQSKKVDDDFDDFEDVGFRTRSDFRSRWLSEDSDVTRRKKVSDSSGEFNRMQWNRRSCDFELDYPGEERERKLSEKSIEFDRKRWYRRSCDMDVDFEYQNRQRREVEFDVDWGRRTLEQYDDYDPGPVVSPKGNKKNRIRIAEQQLKQSHDPERISKVRYGDPLTTDIRRMEDENGRKMRMVNENGRQTRMDDFGERRLRMEDIPPGRHHQRVDDDAGRRTRLEEHYRSKTSMGYHGREKRERSKTPHLLRGKLRLLKSILSF; from the coding sequence ATGCTACGAGGCGGGGGTTTGTGCTTAGCCGGTCCAGGGGACACAAACATCAACAAAGTGTCCCCTAGGATTCGGGCACTCCAAGACCGCCTCATGGACTCCCTGCCCTCCGACGGTGCCTGGGAGTGCCTCTCTCCTGCGCAGAGGGAGGCCATTATTGCCCTCCATCGGTCCAGGCTCGCTTCGACTGACGATTCAAGCGAACATGGCGAACACGGCCATGGTGGGGCTGGCAGGCCCAGTGCCCTTAAGAAACAGACTCGAACCCAAGGGCTGCCCCGCTTTGGTCGCAGCCGCAGTTACGACGACCGTCTGGAGAGTGAGACGGATGACTCTGGCGTCCGAGGTGTTAATGGCACTAACAGCAGCGGGGCTGCGAGCCATGAGGATGACTCGAGCGACCAGGGTGTCAAACGAGGTGGTCGCTTCACCAAGGCGGTCAGTGCCGACAGAGCGACAAAACGCGACGTGAAAAATGAAATACACGAACTTAATAACACGAAGAACGCCCGAAAGACCGAAATAGTGACCAATGGTTTCGGCAATGTgaacaaaataatttcaaaacaaatGAACAAGTGTGGGGCAATAACTAATGGGCCGTCCAATATAACTTTAGATTGTAGGAATGTGCAGGGGGAAAAGAGGCGTAGGTCACGTATCGATGTGGAGGGAATATTTAGAGACTGTAgtttggaaaggaatttggaagCAATACGGGAAAACGGTTCTTCTAAAAGGACACCTGGAAGTGAATCCCAACAAAATCGAGTAGGTATAAGTAGAAGAAATATTTTAGCTGAGAGCTATGATAGTGAACACAAACTCCATTCTCTAAAGGAAGTCAAAGAGACCGTGTCGTCCGAGGAATATGACAGTGGGGTAAATTTCAAGAACGATGACAGTGTTGACGATTACATGAGAAACAGACAGAAAGGTGGCTGTGATTTAAACAATGATTTCGAGTCCGATCGTACCCCCAGAAGTGACAGCACTTCTCCAACGTTGCCCATCAAAAAGGACAGGTCCAACGACGTCATGCGATCAAAGGGAGACGACTTAACAGTAAGGAAGCCCTCTTCTGAAAAAGACCCCTTCGGAGGATGGGATCACGTGACAGAAAGGATGGAAAAGACCAGATTACGGGAGAAAGAAGGCAGGTCAGTTATGTCCCATTCCCTTGATAAGCACTATCAGGAAAGAGCCAAGACCAAATCGAGTGGCGAACCCTTGAAGAGCAACCTCAAAGTCGGTTATGGTGCCAAACTCAATTCCGCATTTGACTACCGTACTAATCTCAATCAAGATCAGATGAATAAGTACAGTAGCAACTGGAATAATATGATACTAAGTTGTGATGTTCCTATTAAACCTTCTCAGACTGCTTCCAATGGGCGTGAGTCACGTTTTGCTAAAAATGCTTCATCGGGCGCTATGACTCGAAGCACGGGGAATCTAGCCAATAGATCTGCAATGGCTGCCCAAAAAAAGGGGGAAAGTGCCAACTGGGGTGTTTCAGACCCAAGGAGGACGCCAAATGCAAGTCATGATAGGTCTGCAGGTAAAAAGTACGCCCGGAGCAAAAGTCTTGATCGTAAATACCTTGAAGAAGATACTTCTGATGAAGACAGTGACTTTGAAACTCGTCGTCGAACAGAGAGGACCAGGAGGTATAATCGGGGTAGCCAGGATTGGGAAGTAGGGGATCGTCTAAGACCTGACGACAGAATCCGATACAGAAGCAGGGAAATGCTTGATTATAAATACAATTACAATAATCAGCAGATAAAACCTAAAGCAAAGAGTGCCTGGGACTTATCTGGACAGTCAAAAAAGGTTGATGATGATTTCGACGATTTCGAAGACGTAGGTTTTCGCACACGAAGTGATTTTCGAAGCCGCTGGTTGAGCGAAGACAGTGATGTCACTCGCCGTAAGAAAGTGAGTGACAGCAGTGGAGAGTTCAATCGCATGCAATGGAATCGACGAAGTTGCGACTTTGAGTTGGATTATCCTGgcgaagagagggagagaaagctGAGTGAGAAGTCGATCGAGTTTGATCGCAAAAGATGGTATCGCCGTAGCTGCGACATGGATGTTGACTTTGAATATCAAAACAGACAGAGAAGAGAGGTCGAATTTGATGTTGACTGGGGACGAAGGACGTTAGAGCAATATGACGACTATGACCCAGGACCTGTCGTTAGTCCCAAAGGCAATAAGAAAAATCGCATCAGGATTGCTGAACAACAGCTCAAGCAATCACACGACCCTGAAAGAATTAGTAAAGTAAGGTATGGCGATCCCCTCACGACAGACATCAGAAGAATGGAAGACGAGAATGGCAGAAAGATGAGAATGGTTAATGAAAACGGCCGACAAACTCGCATGGATGATTTCGGCGAACGCCGATTGCGTATGGAGGACATCCCTCCTGGGCGTCATCACCAACGCGTGGACGATGATGCTGGAAGACGAACGCGACTGGAAGAGCACTACCGATCGAAAACCAGCATGGGATATCACGGACGGGAAAAGCGAGAAAGAAGTAAAACTCCCCACCTGTTACGCGGTAAGCTCCGACTACTAAAATCCATCCTCTCCTTCTAA